In the genome of Populus trichocarpa isolate Nisqually-1 chromosome 6, P.trichocarpa_v4.1, whole genome shotgun sequence, one region contains:
- the LOC7491998 gene encoding uncharacterized protein LOC7491998 gives MASVSMAMPLASASQKRLEQPPNSQSFLKPLPIRPSMEVGLSTKSKSRARLEVQASLKEKAVTGLTAAALTASMVIPEVAEAAGPGISPSLKNFLLSIAAGGVVAVAIIGAVLGVSNFDPVKRS, from the coding sequence ATGGCCTCAGTTTCAATGGCTATGCCACTAGCTTCAGCATCCCAAAAGAGGTTAGAACAGCCACCCAACTCCCAATCCTTCCTTAAGCCACTACCTATAAGGCCATCAATGGAAGTAGGTTTATCTACAAAGTCCAAGTCTAGAGCCAGGCTTGAAGTGCAAGCCTCCTTAAAAGAGAAGGCAGTGACAGGACTAACAGCAGCTGCATTGACAGCTTCAATGGTGATACCAGAGGTAGCAGAAGCAGCGGGGCCTGGCATATCCCCTTCTCTCAAGAATTTCTTGCTCAGCATTGCTGCTGGCGGGGTCGTTGCTGTTGCTATCATTGGAGCTGTTCTTGGAGTTTCCAACTTTGATCCCGTTAAACGAAGCTGA